A stretch of the Enoplosus armatus isolate fEnoArm2 chromosome 13, fEnoArm2.hap1, whole genome shotgun sequence genome encodes the following:
- the znf346 gene encoding zinc finger protein 346: MRITAPLVEIEIMAVAMQTEDFPYLPSGPAEVNKMIKEHGDLFSDSQCKVCSAVLISESQKLTHYQSKKHANKVRRYLSIQNEKEPALKKLKSSSDSDCNNGDTDRSKVCHVCNMTFSSPVVAESHYQGKVHAKNLRLKTVGPQTPAVSSQTPPTAPPKKKPADESSSVPTTGSSNNNNNNNNPDRFCSICQASFNNPLMAQQHYVGKKHRKQMTKQKLMETYGPSTAPASTLKGYPCTVCNIELNSVEQYQSHISGAKHKNQVKKSGLNTAENQDAAEQLYVGDNQYASGDNQYTTADDQYGTADADDQYTAGDNQYAPEDTEYSEEYQFT, translated from the exons ATGCGTATCACGGCGCCGCTAGTTGAAATAGAAATTATGGCCGTCGCGATGCAGACGGAGGATTTTCCGTACTTACCTTCGGGGCCAGCGGAGG TAAATAAGATGATAAAGGAGCACGGCGACCTGTTTTCTGACTCCCAGTGTAAAGTCTGCAGTGCTGTCCTAATTTCTGAGTCTCAGAAGTTAACTCATTATCAG AGCAAGAAACATGCCAACAAAGTGCGGCGTTATCTTTCCATCCAAAATGAGAAGGAGCCAGCGCTCAAAAAGCTGAAGTCATCGTCTGACAGT GACTGTAACAACGGAGACACAGACCGGTCGAAGGTGTGTCATGTATGTAACATGACCTTCTCCTCTCCCGTGGTGGCCGAGTCTCACTACCAGGGCAAAGTTCACGCCAAGAACCTGAGGCTGAAAACTGTCGGCCCTCAGACCCCAG CAGTATCCTCCCAAACACCACCAACAGCTCCGCCGAAGAAGAAGCCTGCAGATGAGTCGAGCAGTGTGCCGACGACgggcagcagcaacaacaacaacaacaacaacaacccgGACCGTTTCTGCTCCATCTGCCAGGCATCCTTCAACAACCCGCTCATGGCCCAGCAGCACTACGTGGGCAAGAAGCACAGGAAACAGATGACCAAGCAGAAACTGATGGAGACGTATGGCCCCTCCACAGCACCAG CTTCCACACTAAAGGGCTACCCATGCACTGTCTGCAACATTGAACTAAACTCTGTGGAGCAGTACCAGTCTCATATCAGTGGTGCCAAACATAAGAACCA aGTGAAGAAATCAGGCCTGAACACTGCAGAGAACCAAGACGCAGCAGAACAATTGTATGTGGGCGACAACCAGTACGCCAGCGGAGACAACCAGTACACTACAGCAGACGACCAGTACGGCACAGCAGATGCGGATGACCAGTACACAGCCGGGGATAACCAGTACGCTCCTGAGGACACAGAGTACTCGGAGGAGTACCAGTTTACTTGA
- the LOC139295427 gene encoding 15-hydroxyprostaglandin dehydrogenase [NAD(+)]-like, with product MALNGKIAVVTGAALGIGNAITEILLKNGAKVALLDTNEAAGRSWKEALDKQYGQERSLFLTCDVVSEEQIKAAFQKTVETFGRIDILCNNAGILNEIEWEKSVSINIVGVVKVTYLALEHMNKLTGGQGGVIVNTASVAGLVPFLSCPVYTATKYGVVGFTRAMAAASTASGYGIRFNALCPSFVQTDLFSNITNRLGRFSHLADATQKLVERHGVLNTSQVAECILQLVTDETKNGEAFIVTPTRKEYITFPALP from the exons ATGGCATTAAACGGTAAAATCGCAGTGGTGACCGGAGCAGCCCTGGGGATAGGGAACGCAATAACGGAGATACTCCTGAAAAATGGTGCCAAG GTAGCCCTCCTGGATACGAATGAAGCTGCAGGGAGGAGTTGGAAGGAAGCCCTGGACAAACAGTACGGACAAGAGAGATCTCTCTTCCTGACCTGTGATGTTGTGTCAGAGGAGCAGATTAAAG CTGCCTTCCAGAAAACTGTAGAAACCTTCGGCAGAATAGACATCCTGTGCAACAATGCCGGCATCTTGAATGAGATAGAGTGGGAGAAATCTGTCTCCATAAACATT GTGGGTGTTGTCAAGGTGACCTACCTGGCTCTGGAGCACATGAACAAGTTGACAGGAGGTCAGGGAGGGGTCATCGTCAACACAGCGTCCGTGGCAG GTCTTGTCCCATTTCTCAGCTGTCCCGTCTATACAGCCACCAAGTACGGAGTGGTCGGCTTCACTCGAGCCATGGCG GCTGCCTCCACCGCCTCAGGCTACGGGATACGGTTCAACGCCCTTTGCCCAAGTTTTGTCCAAACTGACCTCTTCTCCAACATTACAAACAGATTGGGACGATTTTCCCACCTGGCTGATGCAACCCAAAAATTAGTAGAAAGACACGGGGTTTTAAA tacGTCTCAGGTAGCCGAGTGCATCCTCCAGCTGGTGACAGATGAGACGAAGAACGGAGAGGCCTTCATCGTGACACCCACCAGAAAGGAGTACATAACATTTCCTGCATTGCCCTGA
- the LOC139295311 gene encoding 15-hydroxyprostaglandin dehydrogenase [NAD(+)]-like, which yields MALNGKTAVVTGAALGIGRAITEILLKNGAKVGLLDVNETEGNNFMETLEKEYGREKTLFLVCNVESEEQIKAAFQKTTETFGGIDILCNNAGILNESAWEKTVSINLVGVIRGTYLALEHMSKLSGGRGGVIVNTASMAGIGPLISCPVYTATKHGVVGFTRAMAAASTASGYGIRVNALCPSFVQTDLFTGIAAKLGQHAHLVDATKQLVEVIGLMTVSEVAECVLELVTDETKNGEALLLFPKTKKYMEFPSFF from the exons ATGGCATTAAACGGTAAAACCGCAGTGGTGACCGGAGCAGCGCTGGGGATAGGGAGAGCAATAACGGAGATACTCCTGAAAAACGGTGCCAAG GTAGGCCTCCTGGATGTGAATGAAACTGAAGGAAATAATTTCATGGAAACCCTCGAGAAAGAGTACGGGCGGGAGAAAACTTTGTTCCTGGTCTGCAATGTTGAATCAGAGGAGCAGATcaaag CTGCATTTCAGAAAACCACAGAAACCTTCGGGGGAATAGACATCCTGTGCAACAATGCCGGCATCTTGAACGAAAGCGCGTGGGAGAAAACCGTCTCCATAAACCTT GTGGGGGTCATCAGGGGGACTTACCTGGCTCTGGAGCACATGAGCAAGTTGAGTGGAGGTCGGGGAGGGGTCATCGTCAACACAGCATCCATGGCAG GTATCGGCCCTCTAATAAGCTGTCCCGTCTATACAGCCACCAAGCACGGTGTGGTCGGCTTCACTCGAGCCATGGCG GCTGCCTCCACCGCGTCAGGCTACGGCATACGGGTCAACGCCCTTTGCCCAAGTTTCGTCCAAACTGACCTCTTCACCGGCATTGCAGCCAAGCTGGGGCAACACGCCCACCTGGTTGATGCGACCAAACAACTAGTAGAAGTGATTGGGTTGATGAC tgtgtctgagGTGGCAGAGTGCGTCCTCGAGCTGGTGACGGATGAGACGAAGAACGGCGAGGCCCTCCTGTTGTTccctaaaacaaagaaatacatggagtttccctctttcttctag